Proteins from a genomic interval of Anolis sagrei isolate rAnoSag1 chromosome 1, rAnoSag1.mat, whole genome shotgun sequence:
- the VPS39 gene encoding vam6/Vps39-like protein isoform X1, with the protein MHDAFEPVPILEKLPLQIDCLAAWEEWLLVGTKQGHLLLYRIRKETGEVTTSESGCCNRFEVTLEKSNKNFSKKIQQIHVVSQFKILVSLLENNIYVHDLLTFQQITTVPKAKGATLFTCDLKHSETGEEVLRMCVAVRKKLQLYYWKDRDFYELQGDFSVPDVPKSMAWCEDSICVGFKRDYYLIRVDGRGSIKELFPTGKQLEPLVAPLADGKVAVGQDDLTVVLNEEGVCTQKCALNWTDIPIAMEFQPPYIVAVLPRYVEIRTFEPRLLVQSIELQRPRFITSGGTNIVYVASNHFVWRLIPVSIATQIQQLLQDKQFELALQLADMKDDSDNEKRQQIHHIKNLYAFNLFCQKRFDESMQVFAKLGTDPTHVMGLYPELLPSDYKKQLQYPNPVPVLSPAELEKAHLALIDYLTQKRSQLVKKLNDSDHQSSTSPLMEGTPTIKSKKKLLQIIDTTLLKCYLHTNVALVAPLLRLENNHCHIEESEHVLKKAHKYSELIILYEKKGLHEKALQVLVDQSKKANSPLKGHERTVQYLQHLGTENLNLIFSYSVWVLRDFPEDGLKIFTEDLPEVESLPRKRVLSFLIENFKNLAIPYLEHIIHIWQEDGSEFHNCLIQLYCEKVQGLMKEYLSSFPPDKTPMPAGEEEGELGEYRQKLLFFLETSMCYNADHLISDFPFDGLLEERALLLGRMGNHEQALFIYVHILKDTRMAENYCHKHYDRSKDGNKDVYLSLLRMYLSPPSVHCLGPIKLELLEPQANLQAALQVLELHHSKLDTTKAINLLPANTPISEIRIFLEKVLEENAQKKRFDQVLKNLLHAEFLRVQEERILHQQVKCIITEEKLCSVCKKKIGNSAFARYPNAIVVHYFCSKEVGTADT; encoded by the exons aaGAATGGCTCCTTGTTGGGACTAAACAAGGACATCTTCTACTTTATCGAATTCGAAAAGAAACCG GAGAGGTTACGACATCAGAAAGTGGAT GTTGCAATCGGTTTGAAGTAACACTAGAGAAATCAAACAAGAACTTCTCCAAGAAGATCCAGCAG ATCCATGTTGTATCCCAGTTCAAAATTTTGGTCAGTTTGTTAG AAAACAACATCTATGTTCATGATCTGTTGACATTTCAACAGATCACAACAGTTCCCAAGGCAAAGGGCGCAACTCTCTTCACCTGTGATCTCAAG CACTCTGAAACAGGGGAAGAGGTGCTCAGGATGTGTGTAGCAGTAAGAAAGAAACTACAGTTGTATTACTGGAAGGACAGAGACTTCTATGAATTGCAG GGGGACTTCAGTGTCCCCGATGTGCCCAAATCCATGGCATGGTGTGAAGATTCCATATGTGTTGGTTTCAAGAGGGACTATTACCTAATAAGG GTAGATGGGAGAGGATCCATCAAAGAACTCTTCCCCACAGGAAAGCAGCTCGAGCCACTGGTAGCCCCTTTGGCAGATGGAAAAGTTGCTGTTGGCCAGGATGATCTAACAGTTGTACTCAATGAAGAaggggtttgtacacagaaatgtgccTTGAACTGGACTGACATCCCAATAGCCATGG AATTTCAGCCTCCTTATATTGTGGCAGTCCTGCCAAGATACGTAGAGATCCGTACATTTGAGCCCCGTCTCCTGGTGCAGAGCATTGAGTTACAGAGGCCACGTTTCATTACTTCAGGAGG TACTAATATTGTGTATGTAGCCAGCAATCATTTTGTCTGGCGTCTCATCCCGGTTTCCATTGCAACCCAGATCCAGCAGCTTCTCCAGGATAAACAATTTGAACTAGCTCTGCAGTTGGCA GATATGAAGGATGATTCTGACAATGAAAAGCGGCAACAGATCCACCATATTAAGAATCTCTATGCCTtcaaccttttctgccaaaagcgCTTTGATGAATCCATGCAAGTCTTTGCCAAGCTTGGGACAG ATCCCACTCATGTGATGGGTCTCTATCCTGAACTGCTGCCTAGTGATTATAAGAAACAGCTCCAGTATCCCAACCCAGTTCCAGTTCTCTCTCCTGCGGAGTTGGAGAAAGCACACCTGGCACTTATAGATTATCTCACTCAA AAAAGAAGTCAGTTAGTGAAGAAATTGAATGATTCAGATCATCAATCCAGTACTTCTCCTCTCATGGAAGGAACTCCCACCATCAAATCCAAAAAGAAGTTGCTGCAGATCATAGACACTACCCTCTTGAAATGCTACCTCCAT ACCAATGTAGCTCTAGTGGCGCCACTGTTGCGACTGGAGAACAATCACTGTCACATTGAAGAAAGTGAGCATGTGTTGAAGAAAGCTCACAAATACAGCGAGCTGATTATACTGTATGAGAAGAAAGGCCTGCATGAAAAAG CTTTGCAGGTGCTAGTGGATCAGTCAAAAAAAGCTAACTCACCTTTGAAAGGCCACGAGAGGACTGTGCAGTATTTACAACATTTGG GCACTGAGAACTTGAATTTAATATTTTCATATTCTGTGTGGGTGCTTCGAGACTTCCCCGAGGATGGATTAAAA ATCTTTACAGAAGATCTTCCTGAGGTGGAATCTCTCCCACGGAAAAGAGTTCTCAGTTTCTTAATAGAGaactttaaaaacttggcaattcCTTACTTG GAACATATAATCCACATCTGGCAGGAGGATGGTTCTGAGTTCCACAACTGCCTGATTCAACTCTACTGTGAGAAAGTACAAGGTTTAATGAAGGAGTATCTCAGCTCATTTCCTCCAG ATAAAACGCCAATGCCGGctggagaggaggaaggggaactaGGAGAGTACCGGCAAaaacttcttttctttcttgagaCATCCATGTGTTACAATGCCGACCATCTCATCAGTGACTTTCCCTTTGATG GTCTCTTAGAAGAACGTGCCTTGCTGTTGGGACGAATGGGGAATCATGAACAGGCCCTTTTTATATATGTTCACATCTTGAAGGACACAAGAATGGCTGAAAA TTATTGTCACAAGCACTATGACAGAAGCAAAGATGGCAACAAAGAT GTATATTTGTCCCTGCTCCGGATGTATCTCTCACCTCCTAGTGTTCATTGCTTGGGACCCATCAAGTTGGAACTCCTAGAGCCTCAAGCCAATCTCCAGGCTGCCCTGCAAGTTTTGGAACTTCACCATAGCAAGTTGGATACTACCAAA GCAATAAACCTCCTTCCGGCAAATACTCCAATAAGTGAAATCCGAATTTTCTTAGAAAAAGTCCTTGAAGAGAATGCCCAAAAGAAGCGATTTGATCAAGTACTTAAAAATCTTCTCCATGCTGAATTTCTGAGa GTACAAGAGGAACGAATTTTGCATCAGCAAGTGAAATGTATTATCACAGAGGAAAAGCTTTGCAGTGTGTGTAAAAAGAAGATTGGAAATAG TGCCTTTGCCCGCTACCCCAATGCAATAGTTGTGCATTATTTCTGTTCCAAAGAAGTTGGCACAGCAGACACCTGA
- the VPS39 gene encoding vam6/Vps39-like protein isoform X2, with protein MHDAFEPVPILEKLPLQIDCLAAWEEWLLVGTKQGHLLLYRIRKETGCNRFEVTLEKSNKNFSKKIQQIHVVSQFKILVSLLENNIYVHDLLTFQQITTVPKAKGATLFTCDLKHSETGEEVLRMCVAVRKKLQLYYWKDRDFYELQGDFSVPDVPKSMAWCEDSICVGFKRDYYLIRVDGRGSIKELFPTGKQLEPLVAPLADGKVAVGQDDLTVVLNEEGVCTQKCALNWTDIPIAMEFQPPYIVAVLPRYVEIRTFEPRLLVQSIELQRPRFITSGGTNIVYVASNHFVWRLIPVSIATQIQQLLQDKQFELALQLADMKDDSDNEKRQQIHHIKNLYAFNLFCQKRFDESMQVFAKLGTDPTHVMGLYPELLPSDYKKQLQYPNPVPVLSPAELEKAHLALIDYLTQKRSQLVKKLNDSDHQSSTSPLMEGTPTIKSKKKLLQIIDTTLLKCYLHTNVALVAPLLRLENNHCHIEESEHVLKKAHKYSELIILYEKKGLHEKALQVLVDQSKKANSPLKGHERTVQYLQHLGTENLNLIFSYSVWVLRDFPEDGLKIFTEDLPEVESLPRKRVLSFLIENFKNLAIPYLEHIIHIWQEDGSEFHNCLIQLYCEKVQGLMKEYLSSFPPDKTPMPAGEEEGELGEYRQKLLFFLETSMCYNADHLISDFPFDGLLEERALLLGRMGNHEQALFIYVHILKDTRMAENYCHKHYDRSKDGNKDVYLSLLRMYLSPPSVHCLGPIKLELLEPQANLQAALQVLELHHSKLDTTKAINLLPANTPISEIRIFLEKVLEENAQKKRFDQVLKNLLHAEFLRVQEERILHQQVKCIITEEKLCSVCKKKIGNSAFARYPNAIVVHYFCSKEVGTADT; from the exons aaGAATGGCTCCTTGTTGGGACTAAACAAGGACATCTTCTACTTTATCGAATTCGAAAAGAAACCG GTTGCAATCGGTTTGAAGTAACACTAGAGAAATCAAACAAGAACTTCTCCAAGAAGATCCAGCAG ATCCATGTTGTATCCCAGTTCAAAATTTTGGTCAGTTTGTTAG AAAACAACATCTATGTTCATGATCTGTTGACATTTCAACAGATCACAACAGTTCCCAAGGCAAAGGGCGCAACTCTCTTCACCTGTGATCTCAAG CACTCTGAAACAGGGGAAGAGGTGCTCAGGATGTGTGTAGCAGTAAGAAAGAAACTACAGTTGTATTACTGGAAGGACAGAGACTTCTATGAATTGCAG GGGGACTTCAGTGTCCCCGATGTGCCCAAATCCATGGCATGGTGTGAAGATTCCATATGTGTTGGTTTCAAGAGGGACTATTACCTAATAAGG GTAGATGGGAGAGGATCCATCAAAGAACTCTTCCCCACAGGAAAGCAGCTCGAGCCACTGGTAGCCCCTTTGGCAGATGGAAAAGTTGCTGTTGGCCAGGATGATCTAACAGTTGTACTCAATGAAGAaggggtttgtacacagaaatgtgccTTGAACTGGACTGACATCCCAATAGCCATGG AATTTCAGCCTCCTTATATTGTGGCAGTCCTGCCAAGATACGTAGAGATCCGTACATTTGAGCCCCGTCTCCTGGTGCAGAGCATTGAGTTACAGAGGCCACGTTTCATTACTTCAGGAGG TACTAATATTGTGTATGTAGCCAGCAATCATTTTGTCTGGCGTCTCATCCCGGTTTCCATTGCAACCCAGATCCAGCAGCTTCTCCAGGATAAACAATTTGAACTAGCTCTGCAGTTGGCA GATATGAAGGATGATTCTGACAATGAAAAGCGGCAACAGATCCACCATATTAAGAATCTCTATGCCTtcaaccttttctgccaaaagcgCTTTGATGAATCCATGCAAGTCTTTGCCAAGCTTGGGACAG ATCCCACTCATGTGATGGGTCTCTATCCTGAACTGCTGCCTAGTGATTATAAGAAACAGCTCCAGTATCCCAACCCAGTTCCAGTTCTCTCTCCTGCGGAGTTGGAGAAAGCACACCTGGCACTTATAGATTATCTCACTCAA AAAAGAAGTCAGTTAGTGAAGAAATTGAATGATTCAGATCATCAATCCAGTACTTCTCCTCTCATGGAAGGAACTCCCACCATCAAATCCAAAAAGAAGTTGCTGCAGATCATAGACACTACCCTCTTGAAATGCTACCTCCAT ACCAATGTAGCTCTAGTGGCGCCACTGTTGCGACTGGAGAACAATCACTGTCACATTGAAGAAAGTGAGCATGTGTTGAAGAAAGCTCACAAATACAGCGAGCTGATTATACTGTATGAGAAGAAAGGCCTGCATGAAAAAG CTTTGCAGGTGCTAGTGGATCAGTCAAAAAAAGCTAACTCACCTTTGAAAGGCCACGAGAGGACTGTGCAGTATTTACAACATTTGG GCACTGAGAACTTGAATTTAATATTTTCATATTCTGTGTGGGTGCTTCGAGACTTCCCCGAGGATGGATTAAAA ATCTTTACAGAAGATCTTCCTGAGGTGGAATCTCTCCCACGGAAAAGAGTTCTCAGTTTCTTAATAGAGaactttaaaaacttggcaattcCTTACTTG GAACATATAATCCACATCTGGCAGGAGGATGGTTCTGAGTTCCACAACTGCCTGATTCAACTCTACTGTGAGAAAGTACAAGGTTTAATGAAGGAGTATCTCAGCTCATTTCCTCCAG ATAAAACGCCAATGCCGGctggagaggaggaaggggaactaGGAGAGTACCGGCAAaaacttcttttctttcttgagaCATCCATGTGTTACAATGCCGACCATCTCATCAGTGACTTTCCCTTTGATG GTCTCTTAGAAGAACGTGCCTTGCTGTTGGGACGAATGGGGAATCATGAACAGGCCCTTTTTATATATGTTCACATCTTGAAGGACACAAGAATGGCTGAAAA TTATTGTCACAAGCACTATGACAGAAGCAAAGATGGCAACAAAGAT GTATATTTGTCCCTGCTCCGGATGTATCTCTCACCTCCTAGTGTTCATTGCTTGGGACCCATCAAGTTGGAACTCCTAGAGCCTCAAGCCAATCTCCAGGCTGCCCTGCAAGTTTTGGAACTTCACCATAGCAAGTTGGATACTACCAAA GCAATAAACCTCCTTCCGGCAAATACTCCAATAAGTGAAATCCGAATTTTCTTAGAAAAAGTCCTTGAAGAGAATGCCCAAAAGAAGCGATTTGATCAAGTACTTAAAAATCTTCTCCATGCTGAATTTCTGAGa GTACAAGAGGAACGAATTTTGCATCAGCAAGTGAAATGTATTATCACAGAGGAAAAGCTTTGCAGTGTGTGTAAAAAGAAGATTGGAAATAG TGCCTTTGCCCGCTACCCCAATGCAATAGTTGTGCATTATTTCTGTTCCAAAGAAGTTGGCACAGCAGACACCTGA